Proteins encoded by one window of Microcoleus sp. FACHB-68:
- a CDS encoding Dethiobiotin synthetase, translating to MDYKTARNFILSQGTALTTQKNPDAFLMLLKEGKPPVPGQMTSILLAVKIIGDALHENPDLDRQLVLALYSIAVESIQLFEAGYRAGVEWPPLLKEDLNRLALAVKNTFAGIPQGKDAFDL from the coding sequence ATGGATTACAAAACAGCCCGTAACTTTATCCTCTCACAGGGAACCGCTCTGACCACTCAGAAAAATCCCGATGCGTTCCTGATGCTGCTCAAGGAAGGTAAGCCGCCGGTGCCAGGGCAAATGACTTCGATTTTGCTGGCTGTGAAAATCATCGGCGATGCTTTGCACGAAAATCCCGATCTTGACCGGCAACTCGTACTCGCCTTGTATTCAATCGCCGTTGAAAGTATACAGTTATTTGAAGCCGGCTACCGCGCGGGTGTGGAATGGCCACCGCTGTTAAAAGAAGACTTAAACCGGCTTGCCCTTGCTGTGAAAAATACCTTTGCCGGCATCCCGCAAGGCAAAGATGCGTTTGATTTATAA
- a CDS encoding DUF5615 family PIN-like protein, whose amino-acid sequence MLRLLSDENFNGDIVRGLFLRQPDLDLVRVQDVGLRKVDDQAILDWAANNERILLTHDRATMPDFAYERLARGEQMAGLFVVNDRMPVRQVIDELLLLIDCSEQPEWKGVVLYLPL is encoded by the coding sequence ATGTTGAGATTGCTAAGCGATGAAAATTTTAATGGTGACATTGTTCGAGGACTGTTTCTGCGTCAACCTGACCTAGATCTAGTTCGGGTTCAGGATGTCGGTTTGCGGAAAGTAGACGATCAAGCGATTTTAGATTGGGCGGCAAACAATGAGCGCATTCTTCTAACCCATGATCGTGCAACTATGCCAGACTTTGCTTATGAACGTTTGGCTAGAGGAGAACAGATGGCGGGGTTATTTGTAGTAAATGACCGAATGCCGGTTCGACAAGTGATCGATGAGTTGTTACTGCTGATAGATTGTAGTGAGCAACCAGAATGGAAGGGAGTTGTATTGTACTTACCTTTGTGA
- a CDS encoding YggT family protein, whose protein sequence is MSSVVVLLINTLSTFLSIYLVLLFIRILLSWFPNVNWFDPPFSIVAQLTDPYLNVFRSIIPPLGGIDFSAILAIILLQVIQSILPSLLGAFALQGASAF, encoded by the coding sequence ATGTCTTCTGTCGTCGTACTGCTGATTAATACCCTGAGTACCTTTCTAAGCATTTATTTGGTACTTTTGTTTATTCGGATTCTCTTGAGCTGGTTTCCGAATGTTAACTGGTTTGACCCGCCCTTTTCAATTGTTGCTCAGTTAACCGATCCCTATCTCAACGTCTTCCGCTCTATTATTCCCCCCCTAGGTGGCATTGACTTTTCCGCCATTCTTGCAATTATTTTGCTGCAAGTTATCCAGTCGATTCTTCCCTCTCTTTTGGGAGCATTTGCCTTGCAGGGGGCATCGGCTTTCTAG
- a CDS encoding shikimate dehydrogenase has protein sequence MIKGTTKLLGVIGSPIEHSLSPVMHNAAIAELGVDYVYLAMPVKPADLEVALAGFAAINLRGFSVTIPHKQAIMPLLSEISPIAQAVGAVNTVWHTGTSWAGTNTDVEGFVAPLKAYNRDWSQTVAVILGAGGAARAVVAGCAELGIREIHVIGRNRQKLDAFQQSWVNSAVPVPAIHTWEEVPQLISQANLLVNTTPVGMHPQVDQMPVSADEMKNLNAGAIAYDLIYTPNPTQFLKVAAEMGATAIDGLEMLVQQGATALQMWLQQPVPVDVMRQSLTQHLGLKVKN, from the coding sequence GTGATTAAAGGCACGACAAAACTTTTAGGGGTGATCGGTTCTCCCATTGAACATTCTCTGTCGCCGGTGATGCACAATGCCGCGATTGCCGAGTTGGGCGTGGATTATGTTTATCTGGCGATGCCGGTTAAACCGGCAGATTTAGAAGTCGCACTTGCCGGTTTTGCGGCGATCAATTTGCGAGGATTTAGCGTCACCATTCCTCACAAACAGGCAATTATGCCTTTGTTATCAGAAATATCCCCTATTGCCCAAGCCGTAGGCGCAGTCAACACCGTCTGGCACACCGGCACAAGTTGGGCCGGCACAAATACCGATGTTGAGGGTTTTGTCGCTCCCCTGAAAGCATACAATCGAGATTGGAGCCAGACAGTCGCCGTGATTTTAGGCGCAGGCGGTGCGGCGCGGGCAGTGGTTGCCGGCTGTGCAGAGTTAGGCATTCGAGAAATTCATGTGATCGGGCGTAACCGGCAGAAATTAGACGCGTTTCAGCAAAGTTGGGTGAATTCCGCTGTGCCGGTGCCGGCAATTCACACTTGGGAAGAAGTGCCGCAATTGATCTCTCAAGCAAATTTACTGGTGAATACCACGCCGGTGGGGATGCACCCGCAAGTTGATCAGATGCCGGTGAGTGCAGATGAAATGAAAAACTTAAATGCCGGTGCAATTGCCTACGACTTAATTTACACCCCAAACCCCACGCAATTCCTAAAAGTCGCAGCGGAAATGGGCGCAACTGCCATTGATGGACTGGAAATGCTGGTTCAACAAGGCGCAACCGCTTTGCAAATGTGGCTGCAGCAACCTGTGCCGGTGGATGTCATGCGCCAATCTTTAACGCAACACTTGGGATTAAAAGTCAAGAATTAA
- the upp gene encoding uracil phosphoribosyltransferase yields MTLQMRVYVPPHPLIKHWLAVARDALTPPALFRSAMTELGRWLTYEASRDWLPTEETTIQTPLATCPATMVNPEVPVVVVPILRAGLALLEGAQMVLPLAAIYHLGMVRNEETLQVSCYLNKLPARLDPKTRVLISEPMLATGGTMMATMAELTQRGVDPSLIRIISVVTAPPALQQLSVAYPNLNVYTAAIDEGLNAQGFIVPGLGDAGDRTFGT; encoded by the coding sequence ATGACGCTTCAAATGCGGGTCTATGTTCCACCCCATCCCTTAATCAAACACTGGCTGGCTGTCGCTCGTGACGCTTTGACGCCACCGGCTTTGTTTCGCAGCGCCATGACAGAACTGGGACGCTGGCTGACTTATGAAGCGAGTCGAGATTGGTTGCCAACGGAAGAAACTACCATTCAGACGCCTTTAGCAACTTGTCCGGCGACGATGGTGAATCCAGAGGTGCCGGTGGTGGTGGTGCCAATCTTGCGGGCGGGGTTAGCCCTACTGGAAGGCGCACAGATGGTGCTGCCTTTAGCGGCGATTTATCACCTCGGCATGGTGCGGAATGAGGAGACGCTGCAAGTTAGCTGTTATTTAAATAAGTTGCCGGCGCGGTTAGATCCGAAGACGCGGGTGCTAATTAGTGAACCGATGCTGGCAACCGGCGGCACGATGATGGCGACGATGGCAGAATTAACTCAGCGGGGCGTTGATCCTAGCTTAATTCGGATTATTTCTGTGGTGACAGCCCCACCGGCACTGCAACAGCTGAGTGTCGCTTACCCCAATTTAAACGTTTACACAGCCGCGATTGATGAAGGACTGAACGCTCAGGGGTTTATTGTGCCCGGTTTAGGCGATGCCGGCGATCGGACTTTTGGCACTTGA
- a CDS encoding DUF433 domain-containing protein translates to MILVLERETPPLWEDETGAIRVGNSRVLLEIVIRAFQDGASPESIVHRYSTLSLSDVYNTIGYYLRHQNSVEMYLNQREQLAESVQQRLSNIQPDLSQIRSRLLSQQQS, encoded by the coding sequence ATGATTCTCGTTTTAGAGCGTGAGACACCTCCTCTTTGGGAAGATGAAACTGGAGCGATTCGAGTTGGAAATTCAAGGGTTTTGCTAGAGATTGTAATCCGAGCATTTCAAGATGGCGCATCCCCTGAGTCTATTGTTCATCGGTATTCAACTTTATCATTGTCTGATGTCTACAACACAATCGGTTACTATCTTCGGCATCAAAATTCTGTAGAAATGTACCTGAATCAAAGAGAGCAGTTAGCGGAGTCTGTACAGCAACGTTTGTCTAATATTCAACCTGATTTGAGTCAGATTCGTTCTCGCTTGTTATCGCAACAGCAATCTTAG
- a CDS encoding CHAT domain-containing protein encodes MGIINFLRNLACQLGEVLGRNEQGNGEHSEGENSQEYTNFILELLQAEESYSGMAGVYPILAQRQHLLNADFAKILQEVAKNLIAEHPEAIASIVALIENLSIHISDFPLGKITNNIEIAIAGYQIVLSHRQPGSEDWATTQNNLAAAYYSRIREDRADNLEAAIKCYRAALFVYTREAFPEKWATTQNNLAAAYSDRIREDRADNLEAAIKCYRAALFVYTREAFPEKWAMTQNNLAIAYRNRIREDRADNLEAAIKCYTAALSVYTREAFPEKWAMTQNNLANAYSDRIREDRADNLEAAIKCYTAALFVYTREAFPQQWAGTQNNLATAYRDRIRGERADNLEVAIRYFTAALEIRMPSAFPLDCLQTGRNLGNLAFELQDWENAIYGYENAISAVEQSREWATSQRSKRQILEDALPIYEKLVQAAINAERYDIALLTIERSKSRTLIELLDNANLYPKNASEDQKQRLSELRRQIASLQQQLDRNEPPEETNPNTDTIPPEKRSLSTLETPQTATSSLETELKTKEQQLTQLLSEINDPDFNLTQKVTPQLPDFTQFLDSETALIEWYLPPNPESGFHVFIVTNPAGDPPTSPLLRGTLSEDSIPPLSNYGVNTSANQPQNPGIRPPNPPILGGTGIQSPPQLGDLGGRSISNVNGVNTSANQPQNPGIRPPNPPILGGTGIQSPPELGDLGGKSTSEEPAIQSPPELGDLGGNQTQIQHLAFTPESRQQLDIHIATYLSDYNPSTWGDALIRILPNLAESLHLNEILAKLPPTIEKLILIPHRDLHLLPLHALPATRQLEAGESKTGYLLELYAKGIQYAPSSQFLERLHQRKRPQTDEIFPLFAIQNPTEDLRYTEIEVEEISRRFNPHAHILKRREATKTAFNSQETLKKLSDSHYAHFSCHGSFNALDPLNSALVLAGDLTQIPLDPPQPPLQNEGQAQDNKSRYLTLRDGRRFRTETQCLTLKEIFATLNLPFCRLVSLSACETGLVNRVLTDEYIGLASGFLYAGAGNVVSSLWPVSDFSTAFLMIRFYQELGETPSVAIALQSAQKWLKNVKSEDFLIWLQNDVKMDENQCGQIELILLDKFSNLEPFAEPQYWAAFCAIGI; translated from the coding sequence ATGGGAATAATTAATTTTTTACGAAATCTTGCCTGCCAGCTAGGGGAAGTCTTAGGGAGGAATGAGCAGGGAAACGGTGAGCATTCTGAGGGTGAAAATTCCCAAGAATATACAAATTTTATCCTAGAATTATTGCAAGCAGAAGAAAGCTATAGCGGTATGGCGGGAGTTTACCCCATTCTCGCTCAACGGCAACATCTCCTCAATGCCGATTTTGCCAAGATTTTACAGGAAGTAGCTAAGAATTTAATTGCGGAACATCCAGAAGCAATTGCGTCAATTGTCGCCCTCATTGAAAATTTAAGTATTCATATTAGCGACTTTCCGCTGGGGAAGATAACGAATAATATTGAAATTGCGATTGCCGGCTATCAAATCGTTTTAAGTCATCGGCAACCGGGAAGCGAAGATTGGGCAACGACGCAAAATAATCTGGCGGCTGCCTACTATTCCAGAATCAGGGAAGACAGGGCAGACAATCTGGAAGCAGCGATCAAATGTTACAGGGCGGCTTTATTCGTCTACACCCGCGAAGCCTTTCCCGAAAAATGGGCAACGACGCAAAATAATCTGGCAGCTGCCTACTCTGACAGAATCAGGGAAGACAGGGCAGACAATCTCGAAGCAGCGATCAAATGTTACAGGGCGGCTTTATTCGTCTACACCCGCGAAGCCTTTCCAGAAAAATGGGCAATGACGCAAAATAATCTGGCAATTGCCTACCGTAACAGAATCAGGGAAGACAGGGCAGACAATCTCGAAGCGGCGATCAAATGTTACACGGCGGCTTTATCCGTCTACACCCGCGAAGCCTTTCCAGAAAAATGGGCAATGACGCAAAATAATCTGGCAAATGCCTACTCTGACAGAATCAGGGAAGACAGGGCAGACAATCTCGAAGCGGCGATTAAATGTTACACGGCGGCATTATTCGTCTACACCCGCGAAGCCTTTCCCCAACAATGGGCAGGGACGCAAAATAATCTGGCAACTGCCTACCGGGACAGAATCAGGGGAGAGCGGGCTGACAATCTGGAAGTGGCGATCCGATATTTCACGGCGGCTTTAGAAATTCGGATGCCTTCTGCCTTTCCTCTAGATTGTCTCCAAACAGGACGCAACCTCGGCAACCTTGCCTTTGAACTCCAAGACTGGGAAAACGCCATTTACGGCTATGAAAACGCCATTTCTGCCGTCGAACAAAGCCGCGAGTGGGCAACCTCCCAACGCAGCAAGCGCCAAATCCTCGAAGATGCCTTGCCTATATACGAGAAACTGGTGCAAGCCGCTATCAATGCGGAACGCTACGACATCGCCCTCCTCACTATCGAACGCAGCAAATCTCGCACCCTCATCGAACTCCTCGACAACGCCAACCTCTACCCCAAAAACGCCTCCGAAGATCAAAAACAACGCCTCAGCGAACTCCGCCGGCAAATTGCCTCCCTGCAACAACAACTGGATCGCAACGAACCCCCAGAGGAAACCAACCCAAACACGGACACCATTCCCCCAGAAAAGCGCAGTCTTTCCACCCTAGAAACTCCTCAAACAGCGACTTCCAGCCTCGAAACCGAACTAAAAACCAAGGAACAGCAACTCACTCAACTCTTGAGTGAAATCAACGATCCCGACTTCAATCTCACCCAAAAAGTTACCCCCCAACTCCCCGACTTTACCCAATTCCTCGACAGCGAAACCGCCCTGATCGAGTGGTATCTTCCCCCAAACCCTGAATCTGGCTTTCATGTTTTTATCGTTACCAACCCCGCCGGAGATCCCCCTACATCCCCCTTGTTAAGGGGCACTTTGAGTGAAGATTCCATCCCCCCCCTTAGCAACTACGGCGTAAACACATCTGCTAATCAACCTCAAAACCCTGGAATTCGCCCCCCTAACCCCCCAATTCTGGGGGGAACCGGAATTCAAAGTCCCCCACAATTGGGGGATTTAGGGGGCAGATCAATCTCAAACGTCAACGGTGTAAACACATCTGCTAATCAACCTCAAAACCCTGGAATTCGCCCCCCTAACCCCCCAATTCTGGGCGGAACCGGAATTCAAAGTCCCCCAGAGTTGGGGGATTTAGGGGGCAAATCAACCTCAGAGGAACCGGCAATTCAAAGTCCCCCAGAATTGGGGGATTTAGGGGGCAATCAAACCCAAATTCAACACCTAGCCTTTACCCCCGAAAGCCGGCAACAACTCGACATCCACATCGCCACCTATCTCAGTGACTACAACCCATCTACCTGGGGCGATGCCCTCATCCGTATCCTACCCAACCTTGCCGAATCTCTCCATCTCAACGAAATCCTCGCCAAACTGCCTCCAACCATTGAAAAACTGATCCTCATCCCCCACCGCGATTTACATTTGTTACCGCTTCACGCCTTACCGGCTACTCGACAGTTAGAAGCCGGGGAAAGCAAAACCGGCTATTTGCTTGAACTCTATGCCAAGGGCATTCAATACGCCCCCAGCAGCCAATTTCTAGAACGTTTGCATCAACGGAAACGCCCGCAAACCGATGAAATTTTCCCCTTATTTGCCATCCAGAATCCGACGGAAGACCTGCGCTACACTGAAATTGAAGTCGAAGAGATTTCGCGCCGGTTCAACCCCCACGCCCACATTTTGAAGCGCCGCGAAGCCACAAAAACCGCCTTTAACTCCCAAGAAACCCTCAAAAAATTAAGTGATTCTCACTACGCCCATTTCTCTTGTCATGGTAGTTTCAACGCACTTGATCCGCTGAATTCAGCTTTAGTTTTGGCTGGAGATTTAACCCAAATCCCTTTAGATCCCCCCCAACCTCCCTTACAAAATGAAGGGCAAGCACAAGACAATAAAAGCCGGTATCTCACTCTCCGCGATGGTCGTCGTTTTCGCACTGAGACTCAATGCCTAACCCTCAAGGAAATCTTCGCAACTCTCAATTTACCATTCTGCCGGCTTGTCAGCCTCTCAGCCTGCGAAACTGGATTAGTCAATCGAGTTCTCACCGATGAATATATCGGTTTAGCCAGTGGTTTCCTCTATGCCGGTGCCGGTAATGTTGTCAGCAGTTTATGGCCGGTTAGTGATTTCTCTACCGCTTTTCTGATGATTCGCTTTTATCAAGAATTGGGGGAAACCCCAAGCGTTGCTATTGCCCTCCAATCTGCTCAAAAATGGTTAAAAAATGTAAAGTCGGAAGATTTTTTAATCTGGTTGCAAAATGATGTAAAAATGGATGAAAATCAATGCGGTCAAATTGAACTAATCCTCCTGGACAAATTCTCCAACCTCGAACCTTTTGCCGAACCTCAATACTGGGCTGCTTTTTGTGCGATTGGTATATAA
- a CDS encoding Uma2 family endonuclease — translation MTIPPTQIPTDTWVTATWSDYLQTADSLDCATAKTYYYKGRFRVEMSPVTNEHASDHSIIIFAVCLYASLKGIPLNGKDNCTYRHPKIQESQPDFSCYIGNNAQAIIWGTGIINLENSPPPDLVIEIARSSISDDKGEKRLLYEDLKVKEYWIVDVNTAEILAFAIDSQGSHRIKESQVLAGLKLSVLESALSQTRTTPQSQVCSWLLTQFQQ, via the coding sequence ATGACTATTCCTCCCACCCAAATCCCCACAGATACCTGGGTAACTGCCACCTGGTCTGATTATCTCCAAACTGCGGATAGTCTCGACTGTGCGACCGCAAAAACTTATTATTACAAAGGCAGATTCCGAGTTGAAATGTCTCCCGTAACTAACGAACACGCCAGCGACCATAGTATTATCATCTTTGCGGTTTGCCTGTATGCCAGCCTAAAAGGAATTCCCCTAAATGGCAAAGATAACTGCACCTATCGCCACCCAAAAATTCAAGAATCCCAACCCGATTTCTCCTGCTATATCGGCAACAATGCCCAAGCAATTATTTGGGGAACAGGTATCATTAATTTAGAAAATTCTCCCCCACCCGATTTAGTGATTGAAATCGCCAGAAGCTCGATTTCTGACGACAAAGGCGAAAAACGTCTTCTTTACGAAGATTTAAAAGTCAAAGAATACTGGATAGTTGATGTCAACACCGCTGAAATTCTAGCCTTTGCCATCGATTCTCAAGGAAGCCATCGCATTAAAGAGTCCCAAGTCTTAGCCGGGTTAAAATTGTCTGTGCTAGAATCTGCTTTAAGTCAAACTCGCACCACTCCTCAAAGTCAAGTCTGTAGTTGGCTATTAACCCAATTTCAACAGTAA
- the crtH gene encoding carotenoid isomerase — MPAASFQPSNPNLQASVFDAIVIGSGIGGLVTATQLAAKGAKVLVLESYLIPGGSAGYFEREGYRFDVGASMIFGFGERGTTNLLTRALKAVDVSLETIPDPVQIHYHLPEGLDLQVHKDYEKFLQELIRYFPHEREGIRKFYDECWKVFNCLNAMELLSLEELGYLMRVFFQHPLACLGLVKYLPQNVGDIAKRYISDPALLKFIDMECYCWSVVPADLTPMINAGMVFSDRHYGGINYPKGGVGKIAEKLVEGLEKAGGKIQYQAKVSEIITEKGRAVGVKLVNGEVYRAKRIVSNATRWDTFEKLLPADQMPAAEKRWQERYKKSPSFLSLHLGVEASVLPADTDCHHIVLEDWERMEDPEGTIFVSIPTLLDPDLAPKGYHIIHTFTPNWIDDWQGLSAGEYEQKKEEAGWRIVDRLEKIFPGLDAGLDYMEVGTGRTHRRFLGREDGTYGPIPQRKLLGLLGMPFNRTSIPGLYCVGDSTFPGQGLNAVAFSGFACAHRVAVDLGL; from the coding sequence ATGCCCGCAGCTTCTTTCCAACCCTCAAACCCCAACCTGCAAGCCTCGGTTTTTGATGCCATTGTTATCGGATCTGGCATTGGCGGATTAGTCACAGCAACCCAACTTGCGGCCAAGGGAGCCAAAGTGCTGGTGCTAGAAAGCTATCTGATACCGGGCGGGAGTGCCGGCTATTTTGAGCGCGAAGGCTATCGCTTTGATGTGGGTGCGTCGATGATTTTTGGCTTTGGCGAACGCGGCACTACAAATCTGCTCACGCGGGCGCTGAAAGCAGTTGATGTTAGTTTGGAAACCATTCCCGATCCGGTGCAGATTCACTATCATTTACCGGAGGGATTGGATCTGCAAGTTCACAAAGACTATGAGAAATTTTTGCAAGAGCTGATCCGTTATTTTCCCCACGAGCGGGAAGGGATTCGCAAATTTTACGATGAATGCTGGAAGGTTTTCAACTGCCTAAATGCGATGGAATTGCTGTCGCTGGAAGAATTAGGGTATTTGATGCGCGTGTTTTTCCAGCATCCTTTAGCGTGTCTGGGGTTGGTGAAGTATTTGCCGCAAAATGTTGGGGATATTGCTAAGCGCTACATTAGCGATCCCGCCTTGTTGAAGTTTATTGATATGGAGTGTTATTGCTGGTCTGTTGTGCCGGCAGATTTAACCCCAATGATTAATGCCGGCATGGTGTTTTCAGATCGGCATTATGGGGGAATTAATTACCCGAAAGGTGGGGTTGGCAAAATTGCGGAAAAACTCGTGGAAGGCTTGGAAAAGGCTGGCGGCAAGATTCAGTACCAAGCCAAAGTCAGTGAGATTATCACAGAAAAGGGGCGTGCAGTTGGCGTCAAGCTAGTCAACGGCGAAGTATATCGCGCTAAGCGAATAGTCTCGAATGCAACGCGCTGGGATACGTTTGAGAAGTTGTTGCCGGCAGATCAGATGCCGGCGGCTGAGAAGAGATGGCAAGAACGGTATAAGAAGTCTCCCAGCTTCCTAAGTTTGCATTTGGGAGTTGAGGCGAGTGTGCTGCCGGCGGATACCGATTGTCATCACATTGTCCTAGAAGATTGGGAGCGAATGGAAGATCCGGAAGGCACGATTTTCGTATCCATTCCCACCCTATTAGATCCAGATTTAGCCCCCAAAGGCTATCACATCATTCATACATTTACCCCCAATTGGATAGATGATTGGCAGGGATTATCTGCCGGCGAATATGAACAGAAAAAAGAGGAGGCCGGTTGGCGAATTGTTGATCGGCTAGAGAAAATTTTCCCCGGTTTAGATGCGGGATTAGATTACATGGAAGTCGGGACGGGACGAACTCACCGACGCTTTTTAGGACGTGAAGATGGCACCTATGGGCCGATTCCCCAGCGCAAGTTATTAGGGTTGCTAGGAATGCCATTTAACCGCACATCAATTCCGGGGTTGTATTGTGTTGGCGACAGTACATTTCCAGGGCAAGGTTTAAATGCGGTAGCTTTTTCCGGGTTTGCCTGTGCTCACCGAGTTGCGGTGGATTTGGGGTTGTAA
- the dcm gene encoding DNA (cytosine-5-)-methyltransferase — protein sequence MKVRNSSNYSVLSLFTGAGGLDLGFELEGFKLIEGIDIDPWCIKTLKENRPHWNVISGDVCSYNPQIKQQPDVLLAGVPCQGFSLGGNRNNYDTRNLLYKEVIRIAKICQPRVIVIENVLNLRTMKTPDTGRPFAQQVAADLEQLGYEVLSDIFKVCYYGVPQTRRRFVFVAFLGGRPSRYFLPRPDSETTIREFLYDLAQSRVTNLPNHQPEWGFKSAVHIETGQPFVPGEEIVPVRLSRTASDGNPIRSFDAPFPAIDTATIWGWAQGNVVAARHHKDRLNGKFVRNPEADVTLWRVSASRLRSFTHREYARLQTFPDDWVFIGGNKRDIHLQIGNAVPVRFAQQIARNIRIALESLDQNLAFFDEMATGNLLLF from the coding sequence GTGAAAGTTAGAAACAGCAGCAATTATTCTGTCCTCAGCCTTTTCACAGGTGCCGGTGGGCTAGATTTGGGTTTTGAATTAGAGGGCTTTAAGCTTATAGAAGGCATCGATATTGACCCTTGGTGTATTAAAACCTTAAAGGAAAATCGACCACACTGGAACGTTATTTCAGGGGATGTCTGTTCCTACAATCCCCAAATTAAACAACAGCCTGATGTGCTGCTTGCCGGCGTTCCTTGTCAGGGATTCTCTCTCGGTGGCAATCGCAATAACTATGATACGCGTAACCTACTTTATAAAGAAGTAATTCGGATTGCAAAAATTTGCCAACCAAGGGTCATTGTTATCGAAAATGTGCTAAATCTTCGCACAATGAAAACTCCTGATACCGGACGACCTTTTGCACAGCAAGTTGCTGCTGACTTGGAGCAGCTAGGCTATGAAGTTTTGTCCGATATTTTCAAAGTTTGCTATTACGGAGTACCCCAAACTCGCCGGCGCTTTGTGTTTGTCGCATTTCTCGGAGGACGCCCCTCAAGATACTTTTTGCCAAGACCAGACTCAGAAACAACTATTAGAGAGTTTCTCTACGATCTGGCGCAATCTAGAGTAACTAATTTGCCAAATCATCAGCCTGAGTGGGGTTTCAAAAGTGCAGTTCACATTGAAACCGGCCAGCCATTTGTTCCGGGTGAGGAAATTGTGCCGGTGCGTTTGTCGAGAACTGCCTCTGATGGCAACCCCATTCGCTCATTTGATGCACCATTTCCGGCAATTGACACGGCAACAATTTGGGGCTGGGCGCAAGGAAATGTTGTGGCGGCGAGACATCACAAAGATAGACTCAATGGAAAATTTGTCAGAAATCCCGAAGCAGATGTAACGCTTTGGCGGGTTTCAGCTTCGCGTCTGAGGTCATTCACACATCGAGAATACGCACGTTTGCAGACTTTTCCAGATGATTGGGTTTTTATCGGAGGAAATAAGCGGGATATTCATCTGCAAATTGGCAATGCTGTACCAGTGCGGTTTGCACAACAAATCGCAAGAAATATTAGAATTGCTCTCGAATCCCTCGACCAAAATTTAGCTTTTTTTGATGAGATGGCAACGGGGAATCTGCTGCTATTTTAA